In the Colletotrichum lupini chromosome 1, complete sequence genome, one interval contains:
- a CDS encoding galactosyl transferase GMA12/MNN10 family protein, producing MHFAYPPRKSSNPPPFKARSSRIPPVLRCSRLKVIAAGALVFFGFIYLLSGAFKSPSGPRPPSGDPPAVIVTVLDEDNFSNKYLASIRDNRKQYAQLHGYEVMFVKAGDYDLNGSPSSWNKVVSLRHAMTKFPEARWFWYLDQDAYIMDPETSLENLVLKSDRLDTLMARDHPVVPPDSIIKTFPHLKGDDIDFVVTQDREGLSSSSFFVRNGDWAKFFIDTWFDPLYRSYNFQKAEGHALEHIVQWHPTILSKLAIVPQKTFNSYNRYDKGEIYKDGHFVVRAAGCTNTGERACDEELSSFKTKWQAAFKAQ from the exons ATGCATTTCGCATACCCACCACGAAAGAGCTCGAACCCGCCTCCCTTCAAGGCGAGATCCTCCAGAATACCACCGGTTCTTCGATGCAGTAGGCTCAAGGTCATCGCGGCAGGCGCTCTTGTATTCTTCGGCTTCATATACCTTCTCTCTGGAGCCTTCAAGTCACCTAGCGGCCCTCGACCACCCTCTGGTGACCCACCAGCGGTAATAGTGACGGTGCTGGATGAGGACAACTTCAGCAATAAATATCTCGCAAGCATTCGCGACAACAGGAAACAATATGCGCAGCTACATG GTTATGAGGTGATGTTCGTGAAAGCGGGCGATTACGATCTGAACGGATCTCCATCATCATGGAACAAAGTGGTGTCACTGAGGCATGCGATGACAAAGTTTCCGGAAGCCAGATGGTTCTGGTACCTCGACCAAGACGCTTACATCATGGACCCGGAGACGTCTCTAGAGAATCTGGTGTTGAAGTCGGACAGGCTTGATACTTTGATGGCCAGGGATCACCCGGTCGTCCCCCCTGACAGCATCATCAAAACATTCCCTCATCTCAAAGGCGACGACATCGATTTCGTGGTCACGCAAGACAGAGAGGGTCTTTCTTCGAGCAGCTTCTTCGTCCGGAATGGCGACTGGGCGAAGTTCTTCATCGACACCTGGTTTGACCCTCTGTACCGCAGCTACAACTTCCAGAAGGCTGAGGGTCATGCTTTG GAACACATTGTACAATGGCATCCTACTATCCTTTCGAAGCTCGCCATTGTGCCCCAGAAGACATTCAACTCCTACAATCGATATGATAAGGGAGAGATCTACAAGGACGGCCACTTTGTTGTCCGCGCAGCTGGTTGCACAAACACTGGAGAGCGGGCTTGCGACGAGGAGCTAAGCAGCTTCAAGACGAAGTGGCAGGCGGCCTTCAAGGCGCAGTAG
- a CDS encoding RNase3 domain-containing protein yields MADRYSFSLTTFSPSGKLVQIEYALNAVNQGVTALATNGIVLATEKKSSSPLADPSSLSKISLVTPDIGMVYSGMGPDYRILVDKARKVSHTGYKRIYNEYPPTRILVQDVARVMQEATQSGGVRPYGVSLLIAGWDEGILPEDETETKEGEEKKPTGKTGGTLKGGPMLYQVDPSGSYFPWKATAIGKSATSAKTFLEKRYTEGLELEDAVHIALLTLKETIEGEMNGDTIEIGIIGPPADHLLGIEGVEGAKGPRFRKLSPQEIEDYLTNLYVAYVIGHLDRLATTGEFSSQGKMQAVTTVAPDCRYWQQLQDGHYRSKKRIAGDSRPPLAASSLAYRDLKPPASYCAATTYIMTLSCGGLLLSRLVEEKHSIATQPSKSKQTSTENLQFLGLLRIKSSNKSIALETQARMTQFLLHFATVLSIEEQGSIQRLELRLQARSTPIETQTGNPGPQEAADSQVNAWSTIRSRCRVAFISKDVPLAACTMLDTDKFGIGPGWISLTLKPGKSGLPYGAKLRLLEIRTGVPEAQGCRSFHRLLLIPVSQFKSSLYKRHNDSFGTMRNCVAKWYTSSADVGRWPPAESLNSTEPTCCSACWLASANMDSMPRLRVASRSQFSSLLMCNEKRSKQAATCSRTPSRHPLRRDSWQGPQPLIDFSAFTTASSPNPGKFYVFEYTEVVSADAPEFCASSPMSPGPRVTRTFVIVLRYFERAGVPVLGLLGFSRSTALPRTVVRTLGLGPQVHARTIQTMTGHSPSSSGEGADPVQDDVPPNVPVLGPHNQEALSTAAEELILNNEASSPLAEPASGNSVIMNARAYQSEMLVESMRQNVIVAMDTGSGKTQVAELERTTSEKIVWFLAPTVSLCSQQFEVLKTQIPEVQIKFLSGDDNVDSWSDQQTWDAVLLNVRVVVSTYQILLDAMSHAFVPISRLSLIVFDEAHNCIGKSPGSKIMSLFYHEEQRKGLPTPHILGLTASPTFGSKVESINTLEATLDAVCKSPTMHRDDLLAAVNKPELASVIFQNRNEYDIPNSLRSLRMAIQSLDISEDPFIRHLQAEGTDRSQRELIAVLKSHDTYIQNQMTSFGRQANQIFNELGPWAAEYYVWEVISRFRAAVKAQSVWLDTWKDEEKQYLVNVLSQVDCQCPSKETISRAVLSDKVFVVIEQLLQYKPDTIGIIFARERATVAVLCHLLTSHGLLRERYRIGAMMGTSQFQAKKKDIWDLSRVEDQRSLHQFRSGRSNLLVATSVLEEGIDVPACNLVVCFDTPPNLKSFIQRRGRARKKQSKLLMLLDSSNPLGKEWETLEAEMKAQYEEQERELEHLQEIEQAEEPKEMIFKIEQTGAVLDLDNAKQHLDHICRILSPGEFIDWRPDYIIDKTDTKGAPDLRATVHLPSYLPASVRSSESQLAWKSEQNATKDAAFQAYRNLHKAGLVNDNLLPFKPEDFVPGIDKRAAILQINGLLNAWIGVAKAWKVGDNLRATRILLKDSDGVIQGEYDMVIPVWVPGLQTIPIHLDYNVTWSIEFGHQLPIDKLTGNDDTAVLLALPYGHRWVSADLQQIVRFSAVGAGDMSVDQIGVKGFVPGAMSDYDLTCFIRDQTGSPYLYDNVIPRKPAPETVQKMFYEFEKAPEDEPYLALKKWSRRSDFLHRPQSDPSHGPATIKPYNRVYPMSWAKVDNIPAKYAQFGVLIPSILHRIETYLVARELSMGVLRPLAISDPSLVVTAISAGSACEPTNYERIEFLGDSILKFSATINVAALNPDWPERLLSFKKDAIVANSTLCKAAIKHGLDRFILTKPFTGQKWRPIYVEDVLQHGEEPTTRKISTKTLADIVEALIGASMIDGGLPKALKCMSIFLQQIKWKTLDDCRQALYDVAPSGVQLLSTLEPLEQLIGYEFKKKALLIQSMTHASFSLGNTLGCLERLEFIGDSVLDYIIVNRLFSIEPPLPHQTMHLLKTAMVNGDFLGFLALEQAVIQDEVVITGTDGGNKRPELQHTRFALPLWKFMRHQSPAIGLEQLNVTKRHAALRDEMVEAMERGTTYPWALMARMQLRKFYSDIFESLLGAVYVDSGDLDVCAGVVGRFGILAYLDRILRDGVHVLHPKEELGHLADNKTVTYVLDVQDVEDGEKRFSCKVMVGERCVVEVDGGISRDEVKVKAAEAAVRILKAEKSAAKQESMDVQEDEDVVMG; encoded by the exons ATGGCCGACCGTTACTCTTTCTCCCTGACGACGTTCTCGCCCag CGGCAAGCTGGTTCAGATCG AATATGCTCTGAACGCCGTCAATCAGGGTGTCACCGCCCTCG CCACCAACGGTATCGTCCTTGCGACCGAGAAGAAGTCATCATCGCCCCTTGCCGACCCTAGCTCGCTGTCCAAGATCAGTCTCGTCACCCCCGACATCGGTATGGTGTACTCAGGCATGGGTCCCGACTACAGAATATTGGTGGACAAGGCTCGCAAGGTATCGCACACGGGCTATAAGCGCATCTACAACGAATACCCGCCTACGCGGATATTGGTGCAGGATGTTGCCCGTGTCATGCAGGAGGCTACTCAGTCTGGTGGTGTCCGACCTTACGGCGTCAGCTTGCTGATTGCTGGCTGGGATGAGGGTATTTTGCCTGAGGACGAGACCGAGACCAAGGAAggcgaggagaagaagcccaCAGGCAAGACCGGAGGTACTCTGAAGGGTGGACCCATGCTGTACCAGGTCGATCCCTCTGGCAGTTACTTCCCGTGGAAGGCGACGGCGATTGGCAAGAGCGCTACGTCTGCGAAGACGTTCCTGGAGAAGAGATACACGGAGGGCTTGGAGCTTGAGGACGCCGTGCACATTGCGTTGCTCACACTCAAGGAGACCATCGAGGGAGAGATGAATGGAGATACCATTGAGATTG GCATCATCGGACCTCCGGCAGACCACCTGCTCGGTATCGAGGGTGTTGAGGGTGCCAAGGGCCCTCGCTTCAGAAAGCTCAGCCCTCAGGAGATTGAGGACTATCTTACGAACTT ATACGTTGCATATGTGATTGGGCATCTTGATAGACTGGCCACGACTGGCGAGTTCTCTTCGCAGGGAAAGATGCAAGCTGTCACCACCGTTGCCCCGGACTGCAGATATTG GCAACAGCTGCAAGATGGCCACTACcgaagtaaaaaaagaatcgcTGGCGACAGTCGGCCGCCTCTGGCAGCCAGTTCATTGGCTTACCGCGATCTGAAACCGCCCGCCAGTTACTGTGCCGCAACAACCTACATA ATGACACTTTCGTGCGGTGGTCTACTGTTGTCTAGACTGGTTGAGGAGAA GCACAGCATTGCGACTCAACCAAGCAAGTCAAAGCAGACTTCAACGGAGAACCTTCAATTTCTAGGACTTCTGCGGATCAAGAG TTCAAACAAGAGTATTGCATTAGAGACGCAGGCCCGAATGACCCAGTTTTTGCTGCACTTCGCCACCGTGCTCTCAATTGAAGAGCAGGGTAGCATTCAAAGACTGGAGTTGAGGTTGCAAGCCAGATCGACTCCAATAGAGACACAGACTGGCAATCCAG GACCCCAGGAGGCAGCAGACTCTCAAGTTAACGCCTGGTCCACGATCCGAAGCCGATGCCGCGTTGCTTTCATAAGCAAAGATGTTCCT CTAGCTGCATGTACAATGCTGGAT ACCGATAAATTCGGCATCGGCCCCGGTTGGATTAGTCTCACACTCAAGCCGGG CAAATCGGGGCTGCCATACGGAGCAAAACTTCGACTTCTCGAAATCAGAACGGGGGTACCCGAGGCCCAAGGCTGTCGTTCGTTCCATCGCCTTCTCTTGATCCCTGTTTCTCAGTTCAAAAGTTCACTCTACAAGCGCCACAATGATTCTTTTGGTACGATGCGTAACTGCGTTGCGAAGTGGTATACGTCCTCCGCAGATGTGGGCCGCTGGCCTCCTGCAGAGTCCCTGAACTCAACAGAACCGACCTGTTGCAGTGCGTGTTGGCTTGCGAGTGCAAATATGGATAGCATGCCACGACTACGTGTTGCCTCGAGGTCTCAATTTTCCTCCCTACTCATGTGCAACGAGAAAAGAAGCAAACAAGCGGCAACATGTTCCCGAACGCCCTCCAGGCACCCACTACGACGTGATTCTTGGCAGGGACCCCAACCTCTCATAGACTTTTCTGCCTTCACTACGGCATCATCGCCAAATCCAG GCAAGTTCTACGTGTTCGAATACACGGAGGTTGTATCCGCAGACGCACCAGAGTTCTGTGCATCGAGCCCCATGAGTCCTGGTCCCCGCGTCACACGAACTTTTG TCATTGTACTCCGGTACTTTGAGCGTGCTGGTGTACCTGTTCTTGGCTTACTTGGATTCTCCCGAAGTACCGCGCTTCCCAGGACCGTGGTCAGGACCCTAGGACTGGGTCCTCAGGTCCACGCTAGAACCATACAAACAATGACTGGCCATTCACCATCATCTTCCGGCGAGGGTGCAGATCCTGTGCAAGATGATGTACCTCCCAATGTGCCGGTCCTGGGGCCTCATAACCAGGAGGCACTCTCAACAGCCGCCGAGGAGTTGATCCTGAACAATGAGGCCTCTTCGCCTCTAGCTGAGCCAGCCTCAGGCAACTCGGTCATCATGAATGCGAGGGCCTACCAGTCCGAAATGCTTGTCGAGAGCATGCGGCAAAACGTTATTGTTGCT ATGGACACAGGTAGTGGCAAAACACAAGT AGCTGAATTGGAGAGAACGACGTCCGAAAAG ATTGTCTGGTTTCTAGCTCCCACGGTATCGCTTTGTAGCCAACAGTTCGAAGTTCTCAAAACCCAGATACCAGAGGTTCAGATAAAGTTCCTCAGTGGCGACGATAACGTGGACTCATGGTCCGACCAGCAAACTTGGGATGCGGTTCTTCTCAATGTGCGCGTGGTTGTGTCGACATACCAAATCCTGTTGGACGCGATGTCGCACGCATTCGTGCCTATTTCCAGGCTATCTCTGATAGTCTTTGACGAAG CTCATAATTGCATCGGGAAGTCTCCGGGAAGCAAAATCATGTCACTCTTCTACCATGAAGAACAACGGAAAGGCCTCCCTACTCCCCATATCCTGGGTCTAACAGCAAGCCCGACTTTTGGCTCCAAAGTCGAAAGCATCAATACCCTCGAGGCCACGCTGGACGCTGTTTGCAAGAGCCCGACGATGCACCGAGACGACCTTCTTGCTGCTGTCAACAAGCCAGAGCTAGCATCCGTAATCTTTCAAAATCGAAACGAATACGATATTCCCAACAGCTTGCGAAGCTTGAGAATGGCTATACAATCTCTCGATATCTCGGAAGATCCCTTCATTCGACACTTACAAGCGGAGGGAACAGATCGCAGTCAGCGTGAACTCATTGCGGTTCTCAAGAGTCACGACACGTACATCCAGAACCAAATGACTTCTTTTGGCCGGCAAGCGAATCAGATATTCAACGAACTTGGACCTTGGGCTGCAGAGTATTATGTCTGGGAAGTGATCTCAAGGTTCAGAGCCGCAGTCAAGGCCCAAAGCGTCTGGCTTGACACATGGAAGGATGAAGAGAAACAATACCTCGTCAACGTTCTCAGTCAAGTCGATTGCCAATGTCCATCGAAAGAGACCATCAGCCGTGCTGTCCTGTCGGATAAGGTGTTCGTTGTCATTGAACAATTGCTACAGTATAAACCTGACACCATTGGCATCATATTCGCCAGAGAAAGAGCAACTGTTGCGGTCCTATGTCATCTGCTAACATCGCATGGCTTGCTACGAGAGCGATATCGTATCGGGGCCATGATGGGCACATCGCAGTTTCAAGCCAAGAAGAAAGATATATGGGACCTTTCTCGAGTGGAAGATCAGCGGTCACTGCACCAATTCCGATCCGGGAGGAGCAATCTTTTGGTTGCCACCAGTGTACTAGAAGAAGGCATCGATGTGCCGGCCTGCAACTTGGTTGTCTGTTTCGATACCCCACCGAACCTCAAGTCGTTCATCCAACGCCGCGGACGGGCCCGAAAGAAGCAGTCCAAGCTTCTCATGCTACTTGACAGCTCGAATCCACTGGGGAAAGAGTGGGAGACCCTGGAGGCGGAGATGAAGGCCCAGTACGAAGAACAAGAGAGAGAATTGGAACATCTACAAGAGATCGAGCAGGCTGAGGAGCCAAAGGAGATGATCTTCAAAATCGAACAAACAGGGGCTGTTCTGGATCTTGATAACGCAAAGCAGCATCTCGACCATATTTGCCGGATACTTTCCCCGGGAGAGTTCATCGACTGGCGGCCAGACTACATCATCGACAAGACGGACACAAAAGGCGCGCCGGACTTGCGGGCCACTGTTCACCTGCCGAGCTACTTACCGGCCTCGGTCCGCAGCTCTGAGAGTCAGTTGGCTTGGAAATCAGAGCAAAATGCTACGAAAGACGCTGCGTTTCAAGCCTATCGCAATCTGCACAAGGCTGGACTTGTGAACGACAACTTGCTGCCTTTCAAGCCGGAGGACTTCGTACCCGGAATAGACAAAAGAGCTGCTATCCTGCAGATCAACGGTTTACTCAATGCCTGGATAGGAGTCGCCAAGGCCTGGAAAGTTGGCGACAATTTGCGGGCAACTCGGATCCTACTCAAGGATTCGGACGGTGTTATCCAGGGAGAGTACGACATGGTCATCCCCGTATGGGTCCCTGGGTTGCAGACGATACCCATTCATCTGGACTACAACGTCACCTGGTCAATTGAGTTTGGACATCAGCTTCCCATTGACAAGCTCACCGGCAATGATGACACAGCTGTACTTCTTGCTCTGCCGTACGGTCACCGGTGGGTTTCGGCGGATCTCCAGCAGATTGTGAGGTTCAGTGCAGTTGGTGCTGGAGATATGTCCGTCGATCAAATCGGCGTCAAAGGTTTTGTCCCAGGGGCGATGTCAGACTACGATCTGACCTGTTTCATTCGCGACCAGACTGGTTCCCCATATCTGTACGACAATGTCATCCCCCGCAAGCCGGCACCCGAAACTGTACAGAAAATGTTTTACGAATTCGAAAAGGCCCCAGAGGATGAACCTTACCTGGCTCTCAAGAAGTGGTCCCGTAGGTCGGACTTCCTTCATCGGCCACAGAGCGATCCCAGTCACGGCCCAGCTACCATCAAGCCGTATAATCGAGTCTACCCCATGTCGTGGGCAAAGGTGGACAACATCCCTGCCAAGTATGCCCAGTTCGGCGTGCTTATACCATCAATCTTGCACCGTATCGAGACGTACCTGGTGGCGCGAGAGTTGTCTATGGGCGTGCTGAGGCCACTCGCCATCTCTGACCCGTCTCTGGTAGTCACAGCCATCAGCGCGGGAAGCGCGTGTGAACCTACAAATTACGAACGCATCGAGTTTCTAGGCGACTCTATTCTCAAGTTCTCCGCCACAATCAATGTGGCCGCTCTGA ACCCGGACTGGCCAGAACGGCTCCTGTCGTTTAAGAAAGACGCCATCGTCGCAAATTCGACCCTCTGCAAGGCGGCCATCAAGCACGGTCTCGACAGATTCATCCTCACCAAGCCCTTCACGGGACAGAAGTGGCGGCCAATCTACGTGGAGGACGTGCTCCAGCACGGCGAGGAGCCTACCACGAGGAAAATATCCACCAAAACGCTCGCAGATATCGTCGAAGCACTGATCGGGGCCTCGATGATTGACGGCGGTCTCCCTAAAGCACTAAAGTGCATGTCTATCTTTCTCCAACAGATCAAATGGAAGACCCTAGACGACTGCAGACAGGCCCTTTACGACGTCGCTCCCTCTGGCGTGCAACTCCTGTCTACCCTTGAGCCCTTGGAGCAGCTCATAGGCTACGAGTTTAAAAAGAAGGCCCTGCTGATCCAGTCCATGACCCATGCCTCCTTCAGCCTCGGCAACACCCTGGGCTGTCTGGAACGTCTCGAGTTCATCGGCGACTCCGTCCTCGACTACATCATCGTCAACCGCCTCTTCTCCATCGAACCTCCTCTCCCACATCAGACGATGCATCTCCTCAAGACAGCAATGGTCAACGGCGACTTTCTCGGCTTCCTTGCTCTAGAGCAAGCAGTCATCCAGGACGAGGTCGTCATAACAGGGACCGACGGCGGCAACAAGAGACCCGAGCTGCAACACACGCGCTTCGCGCTGCCCCTGTGGAAGTTTATGCGCCACCAATCCCCCGCCATTGGCCTCGAGCAGCTCAACGTCACGAAACGGCACGCCGCGCTCAGGGACGAGATGGTCGAGGCGATGGAGCGCGGCACGACGTACCCCTGGGCCCTCATGGCGCGCATGCAGCTGCGCAAGTTCTACTCTGATATATTCGAGTCCCTTCTCGGCGCCGTGTACGTCGACTCCGGGGACCTGGACGTCTGCGCTGGTGTCGTGGGGCGGTTTGGGATCTTGGCGTACCTTGATCGCATTTTAAGAGACGGCGTGCATGTGTTGCATCCCAAGGAGGAGTTGGGTCATTTGGCGGACAATAAGACTGTGACGTACGTTTTGGACGTGCAGGATGTCGAAGATGGTGAGAAGCGGTTCTCGTGCAAGGTCATGGTTGGCGAGCGGTGCGTTGTCGAGGTTGACGGTGGGATTTCTAGAGACGAGGTCAAGGTTAAAGCCGCGGAGGCGGCGGTAAGAATACTCAAGGCGGAGAAGTCTGCAGCAAAACAAGAGAGCATGGACGTTCAGGAAGATGAAGATGTGGTCATGGGATAA